The following are encoded in a window of Bos indicus isolate NIAB-ARS_2022 breed Sahiwal x Tharparkar chromosome 7, NIAB-ARS_B.indTharparkar_mat_pri_1.0, whole genome shotgun sequence genomic DNA:
- the LOC109560862 gene encoding olfactory receptor-like protein OLF4 yields MEANNNTQISGFLLLGLSKEPKLQPFIFGLFLSMYLVTVFGNLLIILAVSSDHHLHTPMYFFLSNLSFVDICFTSTTIPKMLWNIQTKSKVITYEGCITQMCFYILFAGLDDILLTVMAYDRYMAICHPLHYMVIMSSQLCGSLVLISWFISVLYSLLHSLMVLRLSFHPTVKIPQFFCELNQMIQLASSDNYLNNIVMYFAAVLMGVGPFSGILYSYSKIVSCICKISSAQGKYKAFSTCVSHLLVVFLFYFTVLGVYFSSAATHSSHPSTIASVMYTVVTPMLNPFIYSLRNKDIKGALKSLYLMPSIKDLLY; encoded by the coding sequence ATGGAAGCAAATAACAATACACAAATTTCAggatttcttcttctgggactttcAAAGGAGCCCAAACTACAGCCCTTCATATTCGGGCTTTTCCTCTCCATGTACCTGGTCACTGTGTTTGGAAACCTGCTGATCATCCTGGCCGTCAGCTCAGACCATcacctgcacacccccatgtacttcttcctctccaacctgtcctttgtGGACATCTgcttcacctccaccaccatcccaaagatgctgtgGAACATCCAGACCAAGAGTAAAGTAATCACGTATGAAGGCTGTATCACCCAGATgtgtttttatattctctttgCAGGATTAGATGACATTCTCCTGACTGTGATGGCCTATGATCGGTACAtggccatctgccaccccctACACTACATGGTCATCATGAGTTCCCAGCTCTGTGGATCGCTGGTTCTAATATCTTGGTTTATAAGTGTCCTGTATTCCTTGCTACACAGTTTAATGGTGTTGCGATTGTCCTTCCACCCCACTGTGAAAATCCcccaatttttctgtgaactcaaTCAGATGATACAACTTGCCAGTTCTGATAACTATCTTAATAACATAGTAATGTATTTTGCAGCTGTACTGATGGGTGTTGGTCCTTTTTCTGGTATCCTTTACTCTTACTCTAAAATAGTTTCCTGCATATGTAAGATTTCATCAGCTCAAGGGAAATATAAAGCATTTTCTACCTGTGTGTCCCACCTCTTGGTtgtcttcctattttattttacagtctTAGGAGTGTACTTTAGCTCTGCTGCTACCCACAGCTCACATCCAAGTACAATTGCCTCggtgatgtacactgtggtcacacccatgctgaatcccttcatctacagtctgaggaacAAAGATATAAAGGGGGCTCTGAAGAGTTTATATTTGATGCCAAGTATAAAAGACCTATTATACTAG